Genomic segment of Streptomyces zhihengii:
GGCGCCCGCCGCCGCTCCCCGGGTGCCGTTCCGGGAGCGGCGAGTGCTGCGGGCCGTGCTGCGCTGGACCGCCGCCACGGTCGTCCTCGCGGCCGTCGGCACGGGCACGGCCTACGGGATCGTGTCCCAGGAGCGCACCGACGTCCCGGGTCTGTCGACCCTGGACGACGGCCGCTGGGAGTACCCGAAGCTCACGAAGCCGACCCTGCCGGCCGGGGCCCCGCTGCCCTACGCGCCGGAGAACGTCGGTGAGATCCACTACGCGGATCTGAGCGCGCTGCTGCTCCCCGCTCCGGCCGGCAGCCGGCCGGACCGGACGCTGCCGACCGAGAAGGGACGCACGACCGTCGACCGCTACCTCCGCGAGTACGAGGAGGACGAGCGGGAGGCGCTGCGCGAGCACCTGACCGAGTCACGGGTCCGGCAGGTGGCCGCACGCGGCTGGACCATGTCGGACGGCACCGTGGCACGGGTCTTCCTGCTCCGCTTCCACACGTCCGCGGTCGCCGGCGAATTCTTCGTCGAGAACGTGGCCAGCGGCCCCGACCTGACGCTGCGGCCCGTGGGAGTCGAGGAGATGTCCTCGGTCGACGACGGCTACGACCGCCGGGCGGAGGTCACCGGTACCGAGCGCTACGTCTACGACGAGGCCGCCCCGCGCGGCCCCGTCCACGTGCGGCACGCCTACATCACCGCGGGCGACACCGTCGCCTTCGTGGTGCTCTCCCGCGAGGGCGAGGTGCCGCGGGTGCCGTTCGACCAGACGGTGGTCCTGCAGAACCAGCTCCTCGGCTGACGCCGACCTCGCAGAACGGGCCGGACCGCAGCCCACTAAGCTGGGGTCCGGCCCGTACTGCCGTCACGCCCCGCGAGGAGCCCTCCCGTGATCGTTTTCTTCGAAGTCCTGCTGGCACTGGTCTGCGTCGCCGTGCTCGCCTTCACCGGCCTCGCCGTGAAGAAGCTGTACCAGGGCCAGCGCTGACCGCCCGTACCTCCGCCACCGACCGACAGAGCTGCTCATGATCGAGATCCCGTCCGACCTCAACCCGGACCTCGTCCCCCTCGCGTTCCTCCTCGGCACGTGGGAAGGCGCGGGCGTATCGGACTTCCCCGGCGCCGAGAAGTGCAACTTCGGCCAGTCCGTCACCTTCAGCCACGACGGCCGGGACTTCATCGAGTACGTCTCGCACTCGTGGGTCCTCGACGCCGAGGGCAACAAGGTGCGGCCGCTGGAGAGCGAGAGCGGCTACTGGCGCATCGACAAGGACCGCAAGGTCGAGGTCGTCATGGTGCGCGACCAGGGCATCGTGGAGATCTGGTACGGCGAGCTGGCCGACCAGAAGCCGCAGATCGACCTCGTCACCGACGCCGTCGCGCGCACCGCGGCCTCCGGCCCGTACAGCGGCGGCAAGCGGCTCTACGGCTATGTGAAGAGCGACCTGATGTGGGTGGGCGAGAAGGCCACCCCGGAGGTCCCGCTGCGGCCGTACATGTCGGCGCACCTGAAGAAGGTCGTCTCGCCCGAGGAGGTCGCCTCCTGGGCCAAGGACCTGGGCGACCTGCC
This window contains:
- a CDS encoding FABP family protein, whose translation is MIEIPSDLNPDLVPLAFLLGTWEGAGVSDFPGAEKCNFGQSVTFSHDGRDFIEYVSHSWVLDAEGNKVRPLESESGYWRIDKDRKVEVVMVRDQGIVEIWYGELADQKPQIDLVTDAVARTAASGPYSGGKRLYGYVKSDLMWVGEKATPEVPLRPYMSAHLKKVVSPEEVASWAKDLGDLPDDGIAFFK